In Phoenix dactylifera cultivar Barhee BC4 unplaced genomic scaffold, palm_55x_up_171113_PBpolish2nd_filt_p 001146F, whole genome shotgun sequence, a single window of DNA contains:
- the LOC103703876 gene encoding protein CDI-like — MGSEILPCSAAVADLAGEGPPSFRIFIGYDPREDAAFEVCRHSLLKRSSVPLEIHPIKQSELRAAGLFWRERGPTESTEFSFTRFLTPHLAGFQGWAMFVDCDFLYLADIKELIALIDDRYAIMCVHHEYAPKETTKMDGAVQTVYPRKNWSSMVLYNCGHPKNRAALTPEAVSTQTGAFLHRFTWLDDAEIGEIPFVWNFLVGHNNVDPNDPTTFPKAIHYTTGGPWFERYKDCEFAELWLQELEELNKENTKIAAA, encoded by the coding sequence ATGGGCTCGGAGATCCTTCCCTGCTCCGCCGCCGTCGCGGATCTCGCCGGCGAAGGGCCCCCGTCATTCAGGATCTTTATAGGGTACGACCCTCGGGAGGACGCGGCCTTCGAGGTGTGCCGCCACTCCCTCCTGAAGCGCTCCTCGGTTCCGCTCGAGATCCACCCCATCAAGCAGTCGGAGCTCCGGGCTGCCGGGCTCTTCTGGCGCGAGCGCGGCCCCACCGAGAGCACCGAGTTCTCCTTCACCCGTTTCCTCACCCCCCACCTCGCCGGATTCCAGGGGTGGGCCATGTTCGTCGACTGCGACTTCCTCTACCTTGCCGACATCAAGGAATTGATCGCCCTGATCGACGACAGGTACGCGATCATGTGCGTCCATCATGAGTACGCCCCCAAGGAGACGACCAAGATGGACGGCGCCGTCCAGACGGTGTACCCGCGCAAGAACTGGTCGTCCATGGTGCTTTACAACTGCGGCCACCCCAAGAACCGGGCGGCGCTCACCCCGGAGGCCGTCAGCACCCAAACCGGGGCCTTCCTCCACCGCTTCACGTGGCTCGACGACGCCGAGATCGGCGAGATCCCCTTCGTCTGGAACTTCCTCGTCGGCCACAACAACGTCGATCCCAACGACCCCACCACGTTCCCGAAGGCGATCCATTACACCACGGGCGGGCCGTGGTTTGAGAGGTACAAGGATTGCGAGTTCGCCGAGCTCTGGCTCCAGGAGCTGGAGGAGTTGAACAAGGAAAATACGAAAATAGCCGCTGCTTAG
- the LOC120108042 gene encoding WEB family protein At3g51220-like, which translates to METEGSVAVAGRAEIDTSKPFQSVKEAVVLFGERVLAGEVYANRLNEIRAAASRNVHGASQLGSIMAELEETKQNLEQARQESLKMASCLTYLREELEQTKMELKQLQARESEKNVIDSEADEDLKFVENATEIEIETPMMNEGWEFQKKRYVTFANPPSLAQVINTEEQALEGQVSVEKETVPMKKKKKPLIPLIRAFFAKKRSYEEGSSPKVRGP; encoded by the exons ATGGAGACCGAAGGGAGTGTTGCTGTCGCCGGGAGAGCTGAGATTGACACCAGCAAACCGTTTCAGTCCGTGAAGGAGGCCGTCGTGCTCTTCGGAGAAAGGGTCTTGGCCGGCGAGGTCTACGCCAACCGGCTTAATGAG ATTCGAGCTGCAGCAAGCAGGAATGTGCATGGAGCCTCGCAACTGGGATCTATAATGGCGGAGCTAGAAGAAACAAAGCAAAACCTCGAGCAGGCACGTCAAGAAAGCCTAAAGATGGCGAGCTGCCTCACCTACCTTAGGGAAGAGCTCGAACAGACCAAGATGGAGCTCAAGCAATTGCAAGCTAGAGAATCTGAGAAAAACGTCATAGATTCGGAGGCTGATGAGGACCTAAAGTTTGTTGAGAATGCAACAGAGATTGAAATTGAGACGCCGATGATGAACGAAGGGTGGGAGTTCCAAAAGAAGAGGTATGTTACGTTCGCCAACCCTCCATCCCTGGCCCAAGTCATAAACACAGAAGAGCAAGCGTTGGAAGGGCAGGTTTCCGTGGAGAAGGAAACAGTgccaatgaagaagaagaagaagccattgATCCCATTGATAAGAGCATTTTTCGCTAAGAAGAGGAGTTATGAAGAGGGCTCATCACCTAAAGTTCGAGGTCCATAA